A segment of the Salmo trutta chromosome 3, fSalTru1.1, whole genome shotgun sequence genome:
TTCAAAAACAGAGGTTGAGATTATGGTGAGGAGAGACAAGACTCCACCTAAAGGACCAGTCAGCCTGACCAATGAGAACACTCAACTTGACACCACCTGGGAGACGGTGGTTGGAGATTTCCTGAAGTACCCAGGTAGCTGCAGTCCTACAGTACCAATCATCTGCTAAAAATATTATTAAAGGCACACATTGATGGATTCACTTGGGATATTGTGAGTTGTACATGTTTTCGTAGCAGGCTTTATGTTTTCGTGTGTTTTTTGTGTGCAGGGTTTGCGTTTGTTGTTCTGCTCAGCTATAAGAATCTGGATAGTCTGAAGGACAACACTTCTCATCAGAGCCAGCAGCTCATGTCCAGTGCTGCGACAGTGTCCGTTAGCAACTCCAACACAACAAACCTGCCCCAACTGATTAATCTCACCTTCAATCACCTGCAGGTAACACTTGTGTCTTCTTAATAGTTTCTGGCTGTCAGTAAAGCATGTTTTTCATTGATATATTTTTCATGAAGTCACATTCTTTACTGAGtctaaatggaattgaccccaacccataTACGCTGTATCCTAGTCAAGTGATGTTGACCCCACCTGTGTTTATTGGTCGGATGAGAATGGACCGGGGGTGTGGTCTGGGCGGGGTTGCACCTCAGTGATGTCAAACTCCACCCACACTGTGTGCTCCTGCAACCATCTCAGCACATTCGCTCTGCTGAAGGGAATCCATCAGGAAAAGGTAATGAGAACACTAACCAGTTTTCCATcaaacctttttatgcgagtaaagtacatgtaggatgaaaaatgtcatgacaggcctgatggaaacagaaaatgttttggaaaactttctaaatgtcaagaaaacaaaatacgctagacaaggtgggatctttttgtgtcggtaaaaataattatgcaagaaatgtcagtggaaacgcttttatgGCCAAATATTGatgtaataaccatcatatcgaagtaaacttggagtcaagcTATGACgggtgtggtcctcccactacgacttgtcaggaaagcatgcagtttattaggcaacAGATTAAATATGTTTATGTTGAACTTCATGGGGTGGTGAATGTgcatggtgatgagcttgatgctgcttTCAAATAGCGCTGTGGTCTTCAGGGCACGTTCCAAtaccaaaaaaacaacaattgtGAGAAAACGCTCAGAGTTGAAAATGCCATgtaaacccatttaacttgtagtttttattcggtacatggacATTTTACCACAAAGGGTATTTTTATCTGCACTATGTCATcaagcacagccttttatccgcaacaagtcaatttgatgaaacacatctggtgggaaaatgtacaTATTGTTTTAGTGCAGATTTTAGAGTATTCCCATGTAGATCTGTCACCAAATCGATGGAAACCTACTGTAGCAACTATAGCTCATCTGAAGGGGGAGAAAATATATTCCCAGATATGTGTGTCAGAGACTTCCTTTGGTTAATCtgaaaatgttcatgttttaaaatagtaaaaataagtgtTTGATGCATTTGTCACATTATTTAGGGGAGTTTGATGCATGTTGAGTGCTTAAGTGCTGATGTTGTTTTGGAGGCTCAGCTGTGTGTTTGACATGTTCATAATGTCTATTCGGTGTGTGTCTGATGCTTGTTATTCCTCGTTGGCAGGGAAGCGGGCAGCTGTCGTTGGTGATGTGGGGGGGTGTTTTTGTGGCATTGACCTGTGTGGTCCTGTCCCTGATCACAACCCTGTGGTGTCGCTTTGTCAGCCGCAAACGCCGTGGAGGAAACCGGCTGAAACAGGATGTACAACTCAATAGAAAATAAGACATGGATTTGAACTATTTGTGTTCTAAGAAAAGCTTTACTTGGAATGAATTTGTAACATTGTCTCTTGGCTTGCAAGGACATCCACATGCCAGCATTTTTTATTTAAGTAGTATAAAAATGtatcaaacaaacaaaaatataagAAGGGGGAGAATGTCTGACTTAACTgacttaaaggcccaatgcagtcaaGAACATGATTTCCTGAGTTTTATGTATATTTAAACACTTTGAGGTTGGAATAAGACTCTGAAATTGTGGACATTATggtaatgcccttttagtgtaagagctgtttgaaatgtcagcctgttttggtaggatggagttttggcttgctggtgacatcaccaggcagtaaattagttaatagaccaacaaGAAAGAGCGTTCCAAACCTGGGCTGTATCATAAAAATCCCCCATCCCCCAAAAAAGAAGATttttgtcttaatttaaggttagggttaggcatatgGTTAGCCGTGTGTTtacgtttagggttaggtttcaaatcaaatttgaattAAGAAGAGACATTTTAGAAATAAGCGGGgcttatgactttgtggctgtagtaACTAGTGACGATAAGTGCACAGAGAGAGATAACTTTGTCAGGAAGACTTCGCGTTTTGTGTCAGCCAGACTAGAGAAATGTATGTCTGCCCTGAAACTTACCGTTGATTATCATGAAGGAACATAGTGTGAGTGATATTAATATCGCAAATCTAAAGTCCCCCACCATTTGATCATAGTTGCTTCTTAATTTTCCAACAGGCTGTTTATCACACAAATGCATTTGCCATCATTATCATGACTTTGATATCTCTCATTAGCTCTTGAAACTTCTCTCTTCATTGGTTAATCGACCTACCTTTTGAGCTAACATAAATCTAGATAATGTAGTCTTTCAATGTATTAGGATGCTTCGCTATGGAGGGATAATTCGTCAGgaaaattattgatttcatggaCAAATAGTCCCACCACCACTTGAAGAAAAACCCAGAAACCCTCTTCATTTGTGTAATCACAAAGACACACTAAATGTTAAGCATTCAAACCCCTTTCCCGTCAATGCTGATAGAGCAAGTGAGAAAGTGAAAGTTACGGGAAATGCTGCTGCAGTAACTTTTAAAATTTGCATAAAGGTCAGACATCTTCAAAAGAAATCAAGAGCAAGACAttttgaaaaagagagaaaaagataaGTAGCAGTGCTTCAGAGTGAAATATGGATTCTAAATCTACTTTTGGTAAGGCAGCTGGTTTATGTGGCCCTGTTGATAAGAGTCTATACTGTGCATGTTGGTGTTTTAGATCAATGTGTCCTCTTATGTCTGATCTTGGAGACAGACCCTCTACACTAGAGTCTAATTCAGGGATGGAACTCATGGACGTGGTCTACGCAGAACTAGACAAATCAACCTGATGCAAATGGTCTTCTCATGCTACCCAGTCAGTTCCTCTTTGTTTTCGACTTAAAATAATTTTCCGTTGCTAGTTATGGGGAATTATTTTTACTTCCCTGCGCTAACCACATCCGTGAGGACTCCAAATTATTCTATAGAACTAGAACCAAGCTGACATGTGACATTAACTCACCAGCTGTCAGAGATCATGGGAGACATTCTATTTCTACTGATTGTGGGTCGGTCAATTTTCTGCTTTTTAGTTGATCAACACATCATcgttgaaatgtccttgtttttgacgtacagaggcccattatcagcaaccatcattcctgtgttgcaatggcacgttgtgttagctaatccaagtttataattttaaaaggctaatttatcaatttctcacatggaatagccttaatttctcagaacaagaatagactgacaagtttcagaagaaagttctttgtttctgcccatttttagcctgtaatcgaacgcacaaaacgctgatgctccagaacctcaactagtctaaaggcggcCAGTTTCatttcttctttaatcagtacaacaggtttcagctgtgctaacataattgcaaaagaaacgacagtccatcattactttaagacatgaaggtcagtcaatgtggaacatttctagaactttgaaagtttcttcaagtgcagtcgcaaaaaccatcaagtgctatgatgaaactggctctcatgaggaccaccacaggaaaggaagacgcagttacctctgctgcagaggataagttcattagagttgccaccctcagaaattgcagcccgaataaatgcttcagagagttcaagtaacagacacatctcaacatgaactgttcagaggagactgcatgaatcaggccttcatggtcgaattgctgtaaagaaaccactactaaaggacaccaataagaggaagagacttgcttggcctaagaaacatgagcaatggtcattagaccggtccaaatttgagatttatgGTTCCACCGCCGtggctttgtgagacgcagagcaggtgaacaaaagatctcctcatgtgtggttcccaccgtgatgcatggaggaggaggtatgatggtgtggaggtgctttgctggtgacactgtcagtgatttatgtagaattcaaggcacacttaaacagcatgtctaccacagcattctgcagcgatacgccatcccgtctggtttgtgcttagtgggactataatttgtttttcaacaggacaatgacccaaaaacaaacctccagcctgtgtaagggctatttgaccaagaaggagagtgatggagtgctgcataatTTGacgtggcctccacaatcacctgacctcaacccaattgagatggtttaggatgagttggatcgcagagtgaatgaaagcagctaacaagtgttcagcatatgtgggaactccaagactgccagaaaagcattccaggtaaagctggttgagagaatgccaagagtgtgcaaagctgtcatcaaagcaaatggtggctactttaaagaatctaacaCATGAAATCtatcttgatttgtttaacacttttttggttactacatgattccatatgtattatttcatagttttgatgtcttcactattgtagATTAAAGAAAACCCCATGAAGGAGTTGGTGTGTCCTAACTTTGGACTGGTGCTGTACTTTGATCAGTAATGTTGACCTTTGATAATCTCCAGCATTAAACAGACCCTGTTTAGGAAAGTTCAACACGATGTACTGTTTAGTAGTGGGATGTTTTTTCAGAAGATAATTTAGTCTTTCTAAATTCACCTCTCATCTCCCATCATGTAGATATAATGAGTGCTTAAATGAGAAGAACATCTGTAGGCTATTCAACTTGTATCAACACTGTTGAAAGCTACTACTGTCAATGCTATTCTGGCTTCAGATTGCTTGGCTTTGAATCATGTGGTGGTCAATACAATCTTTTTTAAAGTGTGACTGTGTTAACGTGTGAGGGATTATCCCCCTCTCTTTGTCAACATACAATCTTTAATCATCTTTCCATCTCCACTACTTTTcccttctccctttctctgtcagaCATAGATGAGTGTGTTGAGAACCAACATATTTGTGGGGAACGGGGAATCGATCTCAATCAGGTGGGCAGCTACCTGTGCAAGTGTCACACAGGATTCAGTAGCTATGGCAACAGAAACTCAGTGTGCAGGTGAGAGACACATTTCTTCTTGGGTGTTGTTGTGTTGGGTTTTGTCTAAATACTCTAAGGTGGCTACCTTTTGTCTGTCTTCCATGTACTGGCTGACTACTGAACCACCATAACATTCCTTGTCAAGTTTTATTTACCCAGGACAAAACCTGAATGGCAGTTACTGGTGGCAGTGTCCTGCTGGATTTACTAACTATGGCAAAAACCAAACTAAGTGTGTAGGTGAGAGACAAGCACCATTCTACCTGTCGTCCATGATGTACTCCTTTATCATGCACAGGTCTGTACATAGTGTACTGTTGAAGGGTATTGACATATatctccatgtttttattttagagCTTGTGTTACCAGCATGAAACACAGCCTGGACAGGTAaagcatgccccccccccccccccccccagactgtACCAGGCTTTGACACTTTCTTGTCTCTGAGAAAAAACAGTTAGGTGTTGAGCAACTCTATGATGTCTGGACCTACAAGATAGTTATTGACTGGAGATGTGCTTTTGACAGTAAgtcaccacacacaaacacaaacatgtaTATAACTCTTGTGTCTCTCTtctctagttactggttaatacCACTGATGTTCTTCAACTGGGCCTCCAGTCCAATGGTCACCGTAGTAGCAGTGAAGTGACTAAGTTACTGAGAACGATTGAAATCTCTCTGACTGAACGCTCAGCTGCTGCCAGAGACCTAACCACACAGGTAACAGACAGACTCTGAGCTCACGCTGACCACATATTTACCATTTACTGACCACCTCGCAGGCACCACAGGTTGACCACAATCTGAGCACCATACTGATCATAAACGCAGCACTAACAAGCACATTAGATTGTGTCAACGTTAAAATATAAGTAATGCAATATTGTGTTCTTTCAGTAATGGTGATTTCTGGTCTGTGTTGATTTTGTCAATATTTTGAAAAACAGAGACTGAGATTATGGTGAGGAGAGACAAGACCCCACCTGAAGGACCAGTCAGCCTGACCAATGAGAACACTCAACTTGACACCAATTAATTGAGAGAAAGGAGACAACTAcatttgcattttagtcatttaacagatgctcttatccagagcgacttcaagatagtgcattcattttaagatagctaggtgggtgaaccacatatcacaggcatagaaagtacatttttactcaaTGTAGCTATCAGTAGATTCAGAGCTAgaagaggggtggggtgggggtgtaaAGTGcaagtgctggttaagtgttttatattttttatttaaaacaatGGGGGTTGgacgaggtgaggaggaggattatttaagatactgtttgaagaggtagggtttcagatgtttttcggaagatgggcagggactctacTGTCCTAGCTTCAGGTGGAAgctgaggtggcagaacggagtggcagaacggagtgctcagtTGTGGTGTAGGGTTTGAACATAGCCtaaaggtagggaggggcagttcctcttgctgttccgtaggAAAGCACCATGGTTTTGTGGTGGATgcaagcttcgactggaagcctgTGGAGTGTGTGGAAAAgcagggtgacatgagagaacttgggaaggttgaaaactaTGCGGGCTTCtatgttctggataagttgcaggggtttgattgCACAAGTGGTGAGCGCAGCCtccagcgagttgcagtagtccagacgggagaagacaagtgcctggataaggacctgcgctgcttcctgtgtgaggtagggttgtactctacggatgttgaacctgcaggagcgggtcactgctttgatgtttgcagagaacgacagtgTGTTGTCCAGTGTCATGCCAAGGTTCTATATTTTCATGTTTCACAACCTTTAGTTTTCTGAtgaaatgctttcaatatttgtaaatgaatttctacaatttatagttggtttgaggtttttaagtcattgaCATTTTTTGGAGCTATTTGAATGTTAACGTACCATCCCATGTACATTGTGCAATTTACAGATgctccctaactagccccatatGGAAATCCAAAGTTAATCCAAATTTACCACAGGCATTACGATTGGGTCGGGTACAGCTGCACtccgaattgatgattacttgtgtgctgccagctgtgggcatgtgGGCAGTATTGAACAGCtgtggagactgctgaggggagaatggctcataataatggttggaatggagtaAATGTAATGGTACAAAATTCATTTATGTTGTGATGCAGTAGGCACGACCACAATCTCACAAAACTCAGTtaaagactgactttatgacaaattatcctatttacaattggtagtcaattttgacactgaAGAATACGTTTTGGACTCATATCGATACCACACAggctgttttctaaatgagaagttGGTTTTTAGGGGCGGTTGCTGTTTAAAGAGAAAGACGTTGCTAAATAAGATTAACTGTTGTTACTTCACTGTTCTTACCACACGTGATGTTACCAAATCATTATTTAGAATTAAAGCCAAGCTGGCGTGTGACATTAACTCACCGCCTGTCAGAGAGCATGGGAGCAATTATATATCTCCTGATTCTGGGTCAGTAAATGTTCAGCTTTTTATTTGACCAACATATCATCACTTAGTCTGTTTAAAAGCTATATATTATATGTATGTGTGCAGTTCAACCTTTCTTTTATGTCTTCATTTAGCGCTTCTCAAGGACTATGGTCATGGAGAGCCACAGGAAGGTGGGGCTGAAGCTAAGGGGATTTTGTGTTATGCTAtttgtgatgatgatgaagactGAATGTGAAGGTTTTAGACTTCATTTTTGTAAACGATTGTATTGTTAGGTTGATCAGTAATATTCACCTATATCAGCAATTTATACATGGCTCATTTGTTCATTCTCCAGCATTAACCAGACCTTGCTCAAGAACATTAAAACCATTCACTTTAAGGGGGGTCTTTATTcagaaaatatgtatttattgtgACTTAAATATGATCTGTTATAACTTTAAACATTATTTTCCTCTAATGTATTGAGCTTTGAACTAATACTCTTATGGCTACCTTGAGTTTGAGAGTGAATCGTATGTAAGCAGGACTAGCCAAAACCAGTGCTTTTAAATGGACATGTTACGACATTACACATGTCATAACATtcttttgtatatgtagtgtaatTTAGATATCGACGAGTGCAGTAACAACTCACTCATCTGTGGAGACATTTCAGCTTGCTTCAACATTATCATGTGCTTTCGCCCATGGAATTAGCTGTTAGGAGGTCAAAGGTTGAGGGGGTGGGATGACCTGAAATATTCTGCTTTTACAAAATGTTATGCTGTTTTCAAATGAAACACAATACCTTGCTCCTGTTAAagcttttagaatttttttattttttaggtaTTGCTGTGTATGTTTTTCTGGGTTTATTGACTACTGGTGCCACTCAACAATGCTTGGGTAAGAATTCTGTGTCTTTAGTATCATCCTTATAATCAGagactctcatctctccatctccacttcATCCTCACCACACGCTTTCTCTTTCAGACAAAGACGAGTGTGTTGAGTTCCCAGATATTTGTGGGAAATGGGGAACCTGTCGTAATGCGGGTTGTAGCTACGTGTGCCAGTGTCCCAATGGATTTAGGAACTCTGGTGACAGACAAACTTCGTGTGTAGGTGAGAGAAACACAATCCTTCTTGAGTCTTCTGACTGTCCCATCCAATGCGGTCTTATTTTGACTGACCCAAGATATTCTGTTTCAAATTGTATTTACACCATGTGTAACAGGCTTCACTGTGCCTGCTTTACTGTCCCTGGCTCAAACTAATTCTCCTCTGATTAATAAACACACATAACTGTCTGCTTGACAACACACACGCTTTCTCTTTCAGAGAAAGACAAGTGTGTTGAGTCCCCAGATATTTGTGGGAAATGGGGAACCTGTCTTAATCAGGTGGGTAGCTACATGTGCCAGTGTCCCAATGGATTTAGGAACTCTGGTGACAGACAAACTTCGTGTGTAGGTGAGAGAAACACAATCCTTCTTGAGTCTTCTGACTGTCCCATCCAATGCTGTCTTATTTTGACTGGCCCATAATATTCTGTTTCAAATTGTATTTACACCATGTGTAACAGGCTTCACTGTGCCTGCTTTACTGTCCCTGGCTCAAACTAATTATCCTCCGATTAATAAACACACATAACTGTCTGCTTGACAACACACTAGCCAGCTGCGCCACCGAAAACGTACCATTTTGGTGATGCAGGTGGAAACATTTTAAGCTCTCTTACACTTGGACTCATCAACATTATTTAGATAACAACGAGTGTATAGACATTCTCCCCGTCTGTGGGGACAATTAAACATGCGTCAACACCACAGGCTGTTTAATACTGTGTCTTCCTGGGTTTAGATTAGAGCCTGAGAATATCACTGGTAAAATGTTTGTGTGTGACGTCCTTTCCTTGTCATCCCAGACTTTCATCCTCTCTCCCTTAATtcgccatctctctctttctctttcagacATTGACGAGTGTAATGCAGACGGAGTATGTGGAAAGGGGGGCATCTGTCAAAACCTGAATGGCAGTTACTGGTGCGAGTGTCCTGCTGGATTTACTAACTTTGGCAAAAACCAAACTAAGTGTGTAGGTGAGAGACGAGCACCATTCCACCTGTCATCCATGATGTACTCCTTTATCATGCACAGGTCTGTACATAGTGTACTGTAGAAGGGTATTGAGATAATGTCTCCATGTTTTTACTTTAGAGCTAAATTGTGACCAGTACGAAACACAGCCTGGACAGGTAAAGCTTTACTTTAGAAATATTACATTATTAATTGAGTAAAGGCTATTTTTCCTTGATCTTGAATTGTTTTATGCATTTTCCTCCCAGACTCTACCAGGTTTTGACAGTTTCTTGTCTCTGTTGAGAAACAACTGTTTGGTGTTGAACAACTCTACGTTGTCTGGACCTACAAGACCGCTGCCAACTGGAGATGTGCTTTTGACAGTAAGTcaccacacagaaacacacatgcaaacgcgcacacacatacaaaacccTTATGTCTCTCTtctctagttactggttaatacCACTGATGTTAATCAACTGGACCTCCAGTCCAATGGTCACCGTAGTAGCAGTGAAGTGACTAAGTTACTGAAGACCATTGAAATCTCGATCAGACTGATCGCTCCACTGCTGACAGAGAACGTGACCAGGATAGAGACCAaccacacaggtaacacacacacacactgagcacatATTtacaatggggcggcaggtagcccagtggtgagaacgttggaccagtaaccggaagattgctggattgaatccccaagctgacaaggtaaaaatctgtcattctgcccctgagcaaggcagttaacccattgttccatTGGCGCCGAATatgtggatgtcgatttaaggcagccgcccgcaccgctctgattcagaggggttgggttaaatgaagAAGACAcaattcagttggacaactgactaggtatccccctttcccatttACTGACCACCTCGCAGGTACTGCAATCTGAGCACCATACTGATCATAAACAGAGCACTAACAAGCACATTAGATTGTGTCAACGTTAAAATATAAGTAATGCAATGTTGTGTTCTTTCAGTAATGGTGATTTCTGGTCTGTGTTGATTTTGTCAATATTTTGAAAAAACAGAGGTTGAGATTATGGTGAGGAGAGACAAGACTCCACCTAAAGGACCAGTCAGCCTGACCAATGAGAACACTCAACTTGACACCTCTTGGGAGACGGTGATTGGAGATTACCTGAAGTACCCAGGTAGCTGCAGTCCTACAGTACCAATCATCTGCTCCAAATATTATTAAAGGCACACATTGAGATATTGTGAGTTGTACATGTTTTTGTAGCAGGCCTTATGTTTTCTTGTGTTGTTTTTTATGTGCAGGGTTTGCGTTTGTCGTTCTGCTCAGCTATAAGAATCTGGATAGTCTGAAGGACAACAATTCTAGTCAGAACCTGCAGCTCATGTCCAGTGCTTTGACGGTGTCCGTTAGCAACTCCAACACAACAAACCTGCCCCAACCGATTAATCTCACCTTCAATCACCTGCAGGTAACACTTGTCTCTACTTAATAGTTTCTGACTGTcagtaaaacatgtttttcattgATATATTTTCCATTAAGTCAAATTCTTTCCTGAAATGACTGAGtctaaatggaattgaccccaacccataTACACTGTATCCTAGTCCAGTGATGTTGACCCCACCTGTGTTTATTGGTCGGATGAGAATGGACCGGGGGTGTGGTCTGGGCGGGGTTGCACCTTAGTGATGTCAAACTCCACCCACACTGTGTGCTCCTGCAACCATCTCAGCACATTCGCTCTGCTGAAGGGAATCCATCAGGAAAAGGTAATGAGAACACTAACCAGTTTTCCATCAAacctttttatgcaagtaaagtacatgtcggatgAAAAATggcatgacaggcctgatggaagcAGAAAATGTTTTGGAAAATTTTATAAATGTCAAGAAAACAAAATaagctagacaaggtgggatctttttgtgtcggtaaaaataattatgcaagaaatgtcagtggaaatgcttttatggccaaatattgatataataaccatcatatcgaagtaaacttggagtcaagcTATGACgggtgtggtcctcccactacgacttgtcaggaaagcatgcagtttattaggcaacAGATTAAATATGTTTATGTTGAACTTCACGGGGTGGTGAATGTgcatggtgatgagcttgatgctgcttTCAAATAGCGCTGTGGTCTTCAGGGCACGTTCCAAtaccaaaaaaacaacaattgtGAGAAAACCCTCAGAGTTGAAAATGCCATgtaaacccatttaacttgtagtttttattcagtacatggaCATTTTACCACAAAGGGTATTTTTATCTGCACTATGTCATcaagcacagccttttatccgcaacaagtcaatttgatgaaacacatctggtgggaaaatgtacaTATTGTTTTAATGCAGATTTTAGAGTATTCCCATGTAAATCTGTCACCAAATCGATGGAaacctactgtagctagtatAGCACATCTGAAGGGGGAGAAAATATATTCCCACATATGTGTGTCAGAGACTTCCTGTGGTTAATCtgaaaatgttcatgttttaaaATAGTAAATGTGTTTGATGCATTTGTCACATTATTTAGGGGAGTTTGATGCTTGTTGAGTGCTTAAGTGCTGATGTTGTTTTGGAGGCTCAGCTGTGTGTTTGACATGTTCATACTGTCTATTCGGTGTGTGTCTGATGCTTGTTATTCCTCGTTGGCAGCTGTCGTTGGTGATGTGGGTGGGTGTTTTTGTGGCATTGACCTGTGTGGTCCTG
Coding sequences within it:
- the LOC115171620 gene encoding adhesion G protein-coupled receptor E2 isoform X1, which encodes MLPNHYLELKPSWRVTLTHRLSESMGAIIYLLILALLKDYGHGEPQEGIAVYVFLGLLTTGATQQCLDKDECVEFPDICGKWGTCRNAGCSYVCQCPNGFRNSGDRQTSCVEKDKCVESPDICGKWGTCLNQVGSYMCQCPNGFRNSGDRQTSCVDIDECNADGVCGKGGICQNLNGSYWCECPAGFTNFGKNQTKCVELNCDQYETQPGQTLPGFDSFLSLLRNNCLVLNNSTLSGPTRPLPTGDVLLTLLVNTTDVNQLDLQSNGHRSSSEVTKLLKTIEISIRLIAPLLTENVTRIETNHTEVEIMVRRDKTPPKGPVSLTNENTQLDTSWETVIGDYLKYPGFAFVVLLSYKNLDSLKDNNSSQNLQLMSSALTVSVSNSNTTNLPQPINLTFNHLQSSDVDPTCVYWSDENGPGVWSGRGCTLVMSNSTHTVCSCNHLSTFALLKGIHQEKLSLVMWVGVFVALTCVVLSLITTLWCRFVSRKRRGGNRLKQDVQLNRK
- the LOC115171620 gene encoding adhesion G protein-coupled receptor E1 isoform X2; translation: MLPNHYLELKPSWRVTLTHRLSESMGAIIYLLILALLKDYGHGEPQEGIAVYVFLGLLTTGATQQCLDKDECVEFPDICGKWGTCRNAGCSYVCQCPNGFRNSGDRQTSCVDIDECNADGVCGKGGICQNLNGSYWCECPAGFTNFGKNQTKCVELNCDQYETQPGQTLPGFDSFLSLLRNNCLVLNNSTLSGPTRPLPTGDVLLTLLVNTTDVNQLDLQSNGHRSSSEVTKLLKTIEISIRLIAPLLTENVTRIETNHTEVEIMVRRDKTPPKGPVSLTNENTQLDTSWETVIGDYLKYPGFAFVVLLSYKNLDSLKDNNSSQNLQLMSSALTVSVSNSNTTNLPQPINLTFNHLQSSDVDPTCVYWSDENGPGVWSGRGCTLVMSNSTHTVCSCNHLSTFALLKGIHQEKLSLVMWVGVFVALTCVVLSLITTLWCRFVSRKRRGGNRLKQDVQLNRK